From Granulicella sp. WH15, the proteins below share one genomic window:
- the aspS gene encoding aspartate--tRNA ligase gives MTLDFLGTLQRTHMCGELRPAEAGQTVVIMGWVNRRRDHGNLIFLDIRDRSGITQVVLDKELAPEAHARAEAARPEYVVACTGTVRRRDPALVNPNMATGEIEVVAQTLLLLNDAKTPPFSPAEDAIANEEVRLKYRYLDLRRTEMQKNFRVRHEVARAIRNYLSDAGFLEIETPFMTRSTPEGARDYLVPSRVHQGEFYALPQSPQIFKQILMVSGFDKYFQIARCFRDEDLRADRQPEFTQIDLEMTFPQQEIIFKTVEGFLTAAFKAAGVDLLPPFPIMSYDDAIRRYGIDKPDMRLPAMVELTDTLTPELRVTLKIEPELPVLGFIIPSVGELSGSQRKALLSEVRASFGESGLDLLDVARLKTNETFAPLAASIESQLGAGPDDLVTVVTPKLGTPAMWNYDPQWIYKRAGQLRLDLAKKYADKHKLFEQTGTAADYKFLWVTDFPMYEWDEEAKVWNAAHHPFTSPHEDDITSGRLVNDKGAVRALAYDIVLNGTELGSGSIRIHRKDVQAEIFRSLGMTDEEAHERFGFFLDALEYGTPPHGGIALGLDRIVMILAGASSLREVIAFPKTAKAIDLMVDAPTPVSDIQLRDLSLRVIART, from the coding sequence GTGACACTCGACTTTCTAGGCACCCTGCAGCGCACACATATGTGCGGAGAACTCCGCCCCGCCGAAGCTGGCCAAACCGTAGTCATCATGGGCTGGGTCAACCGCCGCCGCGACCACGGCAACCTCATCTTCCTCGACATCCGCGATCGCTCCGGCATCACCCAGGTCGTGCTCGACAAAGAGCTGGCCCCCGAGGCCCACGCCCGCGCCGAGGCCGCGCGCCCCGAGTACGTCGTCGCCTGCACCGGCACCGTCCGCCGCCGCGACCCCGCGCTCGTCAACCCCAACATGGCCACCGGCGAGATCGAGGTCGTCGCCCAGACCCTGTTGCTGCTCAACGACGCCAAGACCCCGCCCTTCTCGCCCGCCGAGGACGCCATCGCCAACGAGGAGGTCCGGCTCAAGTACCGCTACCTCGACCTGCGCCGCACCGAGATGCAGAAGAACTTCCGCGTCCGCCACGAGGTCGCCCGCGCCATCCGCAACTACCTTTCGGACGCCGGATTCCTCGAGATCGAGACGCCGTTCATGACCCGCTCCACCCCCGAGGGCGCGCGCGACTACCTCGTCCCCAGCCGCGTCCACCAGGGCGAGTTCTACGCGCTGCCGCAGTCGCCGCAGATCTTCAAGCAGATCCTGATGGTCTCGGGCTTCGACAAGTACTTCCAGATCGCCCGCTGCTTCCGCGACGAGGACCTGCGCGCCGACCGCCAGCCCGAGTTCACTCAGATCGACCTGGAGATGACCTTCCCCCAGCAGGAGATCATCTTCAAGACCGTCGAGGGCTTCCTAACCGCCGCCTTCAAGGCCGCCGGGGTCGACCTGCTGCCGCCCTTCCCCATCATGTCCTACGACGACGCCATCCGTCGCTACGGCATCGACAAGCCGGACATGCGGCTGCCCGCGATGGTCGAGCTGACCGACACGCTGACGCCCGAACTGCGCGTCACACTCAAGATCGAGCCGGAGCTGCCCGTCCTCGGCTTCATCATCCCCTCGGTCGGCGAGCTATCCGGCTCGCAGCGCAAGGCGCTCCTCTCGGAGGTCCGCGCCAGCTTCGGCGAGAGCGGACTCGACCTGCTCGACGTCGCCCGCCTGAAGACCAACGAGACCTTCGCCCCGCTCGCGGCCTCCATCGAATCGCAGCTCGGCGCCGGGCCGGACGACCTCGTCACCGTCGTCACCCCCAAGCTGGGCACGCCCGCCATGTGGAACTACGATCCGCAGTGGATCTACAAGCGCGCCGGCCAGCTTCGCCTGGACCTTGCAAAGAAGTACGCCGACAAGCACAAGCTCTTCGAGCAGACCGGCACCGCGGCCGACTATAAGTTCCTCTGGGTCACCGACTTCCCCATGTACGAGTGGGACGAAGAGGCCAAGGTCTGGAACGCGGCGCACCACCCCTTCACCAGCCCGCACGAGGACGACATCACCTCCGGCCGCCTGGTCAACGACAAGGGCGCGGTCCGGGCGCTGGCCTACGACATCGTGCTCAACGGCACGGAGCTGGGCTCCGGCTCCATCCGTATCCACCGCAAGGACGTGCAGGCGGAGATCTTCCGCTCGCTGGGCATGACGGACGAGGAGGCGCACGAGCGCTTCGGCTTCTTCCTCGACGCGCTGGAGTACGGCACGCCTCCGCACGGCGGCATCGCGCTGGGCCTCGACCGCATCGTGATGATCCTGGCCGGTGCGTCCAGCCTGCGCGAGGTCATTGCCTTCCCCAAGACCGCCAAGGCCATCGACCTGATGGTTGACGCCCCCACGCCGGTCTCGGATATCCAACTGCGCGACCTGAGCCTGCGCGTCATCGCAAGGACATAA
- a CDS encoding DHA2 family efflux MFS transporter permease subunit produces the protein MAAATVSLDSSQEISAALWRPRANPWAIALTVTLATFMEVLDSSIANVALPHIAGSLGASQDEATWVLTSYLVSNAVILPASAYLTTFIGRKKFYMICVVLFGISSMLCGLAPSLPILILCRVLQGAGGGGLAPSEQAILADTFTPKQRGQAFALYGLAVVCAPAIGPSLGGWITDNYDWRWIFFINVPIAILSLFLTNRLVEDPPHIVSEVKKAAKFGLKLDFFGFGLLATGFGSLEFILDKGQEDDWFGSHVITFFTVLCVVSLVVLILWELYQLKIGKRPILNLTLFKRKTFTIPFILMFVLGFSLYGTTVLIPQMVQTLLGYTAELAGFVISPGGLCIMLMMPVVGFLIGRSDPRWLIAFGFTILSTSMMLMHTLSLDSSFKYIMWVRIYQASGLAFLFIPINTISYTGVAQAQNNDVAGLTNLSRNIGGSVGTAFVATMLSRGQQRHEAYMVRNLTPGSQGFMNQVNALKGIFHGGGNGMGAGFGSRDLGGVQTAQGFIYQQLHRQSAMLAYMDIIAILAVFCLCMIPLVFVIGKIKPAADGPALH, from the coding sequence ATGGCAGCCGCTACCGTATCGCTCGACAGTTCGCAGGAGATCTCCGCCGCTCTGTGGCGGCCGCGCGCCAACCCCTGGGCCATCGCCCTCACCGTCACCCTGGCGACGTTTATGGAGGTGCTCGACTCCTCCATCGCCAATGTGGCGCTGCCGCACATCGCCGGGTCGCTGGGCGCGTCGCAGGACGAGGCGACCTGGGTGCTGACCAGCTACCTGGTCTCGAACGCCGTGATCCTGCCGGCGAGCGCGTACCTGACGACTTTCATCGGGCGCAAGAAGTTCTACATGATCTGCGTGGTGCTCTTCGGCATCAGCTCCATGCTGTGCGGGCTGGCGCCGTCGCTGCCGATCCTTATTCTTTGCCGCGTGTTGCAGGGCGCGGGCGGCGGCGGGCTGGCTCCGTCGGAGCAGGCGATTCTGGCCGATACCTTTACCCCCAAGCAGCGCGGACAGGCGTTTGCGCTCTATGGGCTGGCAGTGGTGTGCGCCCCGGCCATCGGGCCGTCGCTCGGCGGCTGGATTACCGATAACTACGACTGGCGCTGGATCTTCTTCATCAACGTGCCGATTGCGATTCTTTCGCTCTTCCTGACGAACCGGCTGGTGGAAGACCCACCGCACATCGTCAGCGAGGTAAAGAAGGCGGCCAAGTTCGGGCTGAAACTGGACTTCTTCGGCTTCGGGCTGCTGGCTACGGGCTTTGGCTCGCTGGAGTTCATTCTCGATAAAGGCCAGGAGGACGATTGGTTTGGCTCGCACGTCATCACGTTCTTTACGGTGCTGTGCGTGGTCTCGCTGGTGGTGCTGATCCTCTGGGAGCTGTACCAGCTCAAGATCGGCAAGCGGCCCATCCTGAACCTGACGCTCTTCAAGCGCAAGACCTTCACGATCCCGTTCATCCTGATGTTTGTGCTCGGGTTCTCGCTCTATGGAACGACTGTGCTGATCCCCCAGATGGTGCAGACGCTGTTGGGATACACCGCCGAACTGGCTGGGTTTGTCATCTCACCGGGCGGCCTGTGCATCATGCTGATGATGCCGGTGGTGGGGTTCCTGATCGGGCGCTCGGACCCGCGTTGGCTGATCGCCTTCGGGTTCACGATCCTTTCCACCTCGATGATGCTGATGCACACGCTGTCGCTCGATTCGAGCTTCAAGTACATCATGTGGGTGCGTATTTATCAGGCTTCGGGGTTGGCGTTCTTGTTCATCCCGATCAATACCATCAGCTACACGGGCGTGGCTCAGGCGCAGAACAACGACGTCGCCGGGCTGACGAACCTGTCGCGCAACATCGGCGGTTCGGTGGGTACGGCGTTTGTGGCCACGATGCTCTCGCGCGGACAGCAGCGGCATGAGGCGTACATGGTCCGCAACCTGACGCCGGGGAGCCAGGGGTTCATGAACCAGGTGAATGCGCTGAAGGGGATCTTCCACGGCGGCGGCAATGGGATGGGGGCGGGTTTCGGCTCGCGCGATCTTGGCGGCGTGCAGACGGCGCAAGGGTTCATCTACCAGCAGTTGCACCGGCAGTCGGCCATGCTGGCGTACATGGACATCATTGCGATCCTGGCGGTGTTCTGCCTCTGCATGATCCCGCTGGTGTTTGTGATCGGGAAGATCAAGCCCGCGGCGGACGGACCGGCGTTGCATTGA
- a CDS encoding pirin family protein yields the protein MVTIRPAAERGHANHGWLDSRFSFSFADYYDSRQMGFRALRVINEDYVAPGTGFGKHPHRDMEIFTYVLEGAVKHQDTTGASETLVPGELQHMTAGSGVQHSEMNPSETETLHLLQIWLIPNAFGIAPRYEQKRFAVQDEPNKLHLLASTDARDGSFRVHADAELLAAKLEAGGSVTHGFRLGNGWLQVARGSVEVAGKTLTTGDGLQIEEESSLTVTSQDGGEFLLFDLK from the coding sequence ATGGTGACGATACGACCGGCGGCAGAGCGTGGCCATGCCAATCACGGATGGCTGGATTCGCGGTTTTCCTTCAGCTTTGCGGATTACTATGACTCGCGGCAGATGGGGTTTCGTGCGCTGCGTGTGATTAACGAGGACTATGTGGCTCCGGGGACGGGCTTCGGCAAGCATCCGCATCGGGACATGGAGATCTTTACCTACGTGCTCGAAGGTGCGGTGAAGCACCAGGACACGACGGGCGCGAGTGAGACGCTGGTTCCGGGCGAGTTGCAGCATATGACGGCTGGCTCGGGCGTGCAGCACTCGGAGATGAACCCGTCGGAGACGGAGACGCTGCACCTGTTGCAGATATGGTTGATTCCCAATGCGTTTGGCATCGCGCCGCGGTATGAGCAGAAGCGTTTTGCGGTGCAGGATGAGCCGAACAAGCTGCATCTGCTGGCTTCGACCGATGCGCGGGATGGATCGTTTCGGGTTCACGCCGATGCGGAGCTGCTGGCCGCGAAGCTGGAGGCGGGCGGCAGCGTGACGCATGGGTTCAGGCTGGGGAATGGATGGTTGCAGGTGGCTCGCGGGAGCGTCGAGGTGGCTGGAAAGACGCTGACGACGGGGGATGGTTTGCAGATTGAAGAAGAAAGCTCGTTGACCGTGACTAGTCAGGATGGCGGGGAGTTTTTGCTGTTTGATCTGAAGTAA
- a CDS encoding ABC transporter ATP-binding protein — MNNQASNLEPLKAPLANQPIIQVRSLVKTFHIGEVDVQALRGVDLDITRGEFVSIVGTSGSGKSTLFNILGGLTSPTSGTVSINGIDLSKMTPAQRNDLRKHQVGFVFQKYNLLPTLTAEQNIQIVRDIAGRPVDFDDKFLEVLNMLGIAHRMHHKPRALSGGEQQRIAIARAIVNGPAILLADEPTGNLDSKNSDIVLNLLRDLNERLGQTILMITHNPEAAAYAHRTIQMKDGKIL, encoded by the coding sequence ATGAATAATCAGGCCTCGAACCTCGAGCCGCTTAAGGCTCCGCTCGCCAACCAGCCCATCATCCAGGTCCGCAGTCTGGTCAAGACCTTCCACATCGGCGAGGTGGACGTGCAGGCGCTGCGCGGCGTCGATCTTGACATCACGCGCGGGGAGTTCGTCTCCATCGTCGGCACCTCCGGCTCGGGCAAGTCGACGCTCTTCAACATCCTCGGCGGCCTCACCTCGCCGACCTCGGGCACGGTCAGCATCAACGGCATCGACCTCTCGAAGATGACGCCCGCGCAGCGCAACGACCTGCGCAAGCACCAGGTAGGCTTCGTCTTTCAGAAGTACAACCTGCTGCCCACGCTGACGGCCGAGCAGAACATCCAGATCGTCCGCGACATCGCCGGGCGGCCAGTGGACTTCGACGACAAGTTCCTTGAAGTGCTGAACATGCTGGGCATCGCGCACCGGATGCACCACAAGCCGCGCGCGCTCTCGGGCGGCGAGCAGCAGCGCATCGCCATCGCCCGCGCCATCGTGAACGGGCCTGCGATCCTGCTGGCCGATGAGCCGACCGGCAACCTCGACAGCAAGAACTCGGATATTGTGCTGAACCTGCTGCGCGACCTGAACGAGCGGCTGGGGCAGACGATCCTGATGATTACCCACAACCCCGAAGCCGCCGCCTACGCCCACCGCACGATCCAGATGAAGGACGGCAAAATCCTCTAA
- a CDS encoding FtsX-like permease family protein yields MVNKLIFANLAHRPLRTLLSVIAIGVEVTMILTLVGVSYGTLDASARRARGIGADVFVRPPSSSVMSLSSAPLSDKVVPALAARPGVAQATGTMVQSMGGFDTIQGIDFPSINKMAGGFKFVEGGPLVGPDDMIVDQVYARQKKIHAGEHLTLLNHDWNIAGVFESGKLATVLVRIDTLQNLTGNPGKISAVYLKLTDPSHADDFVEQLKKALPGYMIYTVEEFTAQISVSSVKMLQDFIYVVIGIASIVGFIVVFMAMYTAVLERTREIGILKAVGASSSYIVNILFRETILLALIGTAVGILMTYGTQWLMAHAVPASLVQETVYWWWPIAGAIAVVGAVVGTIIPATKAVNQDVTEALSYE; encoded by the coding sequence TTGGTCAATAAGCTCATCTTCGCGAACCTCGCCCATCGTCCCCTGCGCACCCTTCTCTCTGTAATCGCCATCGGGGTCGAGGTCACCATGATCCTGACCCTGGTCGGGGTCTCCTACGGCACGCTCGACGCCAGCGCCCGCCGTGCGCGCGGCATCGGCGCGGACGTCTTCGTCCGCCCGCCCAGCAGCTCGGTCATGTCGCTCTCCTCCGCGCCCCTCAGCGATAAGGTCGTCCCCGCTCTCGCCGCGCGGCCCGGCGTCGCCCAGGCCACCGGCACCATGGTCCAGAGCATGGGCGGCTTCGACACCATCCAGGGCATCGACTTCCCCTCCATCAACAAGATGGCCGGGGGCTTCAAGTTCGTCGAAGGCGGCCCGCTCGTGGGCCCCGACGACATGATCGTCGACCAGGTCTACGCGCGCCAGAAGAAAATCCACGCGGGCGAGCACCTGACGCTCCTCAACCACGATTGGAACATCGCGGGCGTCTTCGAGTCCGGCAAGCTGGCCACGGTCCTCGTGCGTATCGACACGCTGCAGAACCTTACCGGCAACCCCGGCAAGATCTCCGCCGTCTACCTGAAGCTCACCGACCCCAGCCACGCCGACGACTTCGTCGAGCAGCTCAAGAAAGCCCTGCCGGGCTACATGATCTATACCGTCGAGGAGTTCACCGCACAGATCAGCGTCTCCTCCGTCAAGATGTTGCAGGACTTCATCTACGTGGTCATCGGCATCGCCTCCATCGTGGGCTTCATCGTCGTCTTCATGGCCATGTACACTGCCGTGCTCGAGCGCACCCGCGAGATCGGCATCCTCAAGGCGGTCGGAGCCAGCTCCAGTTACATCGTCAACATCCTCTTCCGCGAGACCATCCTGCTGGCCCTCATCGGCACCGCCGTCGGCATCCTGATGACCTATGGAACCCAGTGGCTGATGGCCCACGCCGTGCCCGCCTCGCTGGTGCAGGAGACGGTCTACTGGTGGTGGCCCATCGCCGGAGCCATCGCCGTCGTCGGAGCCGTCGTCGGCACCATCATTCCCGCCACCAAGGCCGTCAACCAGGATGTTACCGAGGCGCTTTCGTATGAATAA
- a CDS encoding radical SAM protein — MAKAAPTKFFEKSMVQIAKVGWAVFSRLNSISPNDSFTPKWSDKPLLKSYQKEKPPLGWPRTTDSLCPRCLPEIRQQIVDGKLPHEILLNEKVGEIKAQIIERDGQILMVKDCPIHGHFEDVMSIDPAFMKHLEDVFPGRDIRAHNDEKLHNHGTSTVTHGRGSVLTIDLTNRCNMMCDPCFMDANQVGFVHELTWDEIKTMLDNAVTIKPKRQMSVQFSGGEPTLSPYFLDAVAYARKVGYTSVQAATNGIEFAKSKEFSKAAAEAGLRYAYLQFDGIGNAANSHRKVGNAFDVKLQAIHNLHEAGVDIVPVTTIVNGINNEQVGRIIEFALDNPKKINFLSFQPVSFTGRDEAISDERRMAQRYTLSHLAHDVKNQTGLGEPTRDWFPISFMSTFSDWADLVHGPDRDWGQLSCGCHPNCGIGMGLMIDKETKEAAPVTAFMNAVQLAQDVAKINDAARGKFLSILGVTLALLRNYTPENAPTHFKIKDLMQKFDKSFGATGRSYGKVTADRTMADIQQRRSDRWNFLFIAGMWFQDLFNYDFRRTEQCIIPYATQEGEISFCAYNTGVGWRNIIEKMHMTSTLTKWYEEHGRHEIFAGGKKVGLEKESSYDLVLNDSHVNAAANDTFDKSGIAKNAREEKIRARDAKLKQDAENAKMAALYRKEVLGEKAPEGGFVAIGGIKPAPRVEAPAVDKEETVAGD; from the coding sequence ATGGCTAAGGCCGCGCCTACTAAGTTTTTCGAGAAGTCCATGGTTCAGATCGCCAAGGTTGGTTGGGCTGTCTTCAGCCGCCTGAACTCGATCAGCCCCAACGACAGCTTTACGCCCAAGTGGAGCGATAAGCCGCTTCTGAAGAGCTACCAGAAGGAGAAGCCGCCCCTTGGCTGGCCGCGTACGACCGACTCCCTCTGCCCGCGCTGCCTGCCGGAGATCCGCCAGCAGATCGTGGACGGCAAGCTGCCCCACGAGATCCTGCTCAACGAGAAGGTCGGCGAGATCAAGGCGCAGATCATCGAGCGCGACGGCCAGATCCTGATGGTGAAGGACTGCCCGATCCACGGCCACTTCGAGGATGTCATGTCCATCGACCCGGCCTTCATGAAGCATCTCGAGGACGTCTTCCCGGGCCGCGATATCCGCGCCCACAACGACGAGAAGCTGCACAACCACGGCACCTCGACCGTGACCCACGGCCGCGGCTCGGTGCTGACGATCGACCTGACCAACCGCTGCAACATGATGTGCGACCCCTGCTTCATGGACGCGAACCAGGTCGGTTTCGTGCATGAGCTGACGTGGGACGAGATCAAGACCATGCTCGACAACGCGGTGACGATCAAGCCCAAGCGCCAGATGTCGGTGCAGTTCTCGGGCGGCGAGCCGACGCTGTCGCCTTACTTCCTGGACGCTGTCGCGTATGCCCGCAAGGTGGGCTACACCTCGGTGCAGGCGGCCACCAACGGTATCGAGTTCGCCAAGAGCAAGGAGTTCTCGAAGGCCGCGGCTGAAGCGGGTCTGCGCTATGCGTACCTGCAGTTCGACGGTATCGGCAACGCCGCCAACTCGCACCGCAAGGTGGGCAACGCGTTCGACGTGAAGCTGCAGGCGATCCACAACCTGCACGAGGCCGGTGTGGATATCGTTCCGGTCACCACGATCGTCAACGGCATCAACAACGAGCAGGTTGGCCGCATCATCGAGTTCGCGCTCGACAACCCCAAGAAGATCAACTTCCTCTCGTTCCAGCCGGTCTCGTTCACGGGCCGCGACGAGGCGATCTCGGACGAGCGCCGCATGGCGCAGCGCTACACGCTCTCGCACCTGGCGCACGATGTGAAGAACCAGACCGGCCTCGGCGAGCCGACCCGCGACTGGTTCCCCATCTCGTTCATGAGCACCTTCTCCGACTGGGCCGACCTGGTTCACGGACCGGATCGCGACTGGGGCCAGCTCTCCTGCGGATGCCACCCGAACTGCGGCATCGGCATGGGCCTGATGATCGACAAGGAAACGAAGGAAGCGGCTCCGGTAACGGCGTTCATGAACGCTGTGCAGCTTGCCCAGGACGTCGCCAAGATCAACGACGCCGCCCGCGGCAAGTTCCTCTCGATTCTCGGCGTGACGCTGGCCCTGCTGCGCAACTACACGCCGGAGAACGCGCCCACGCACTTCAAGATCAAGGACCTGATGCAGAAGTTCGATAAGAGCTTCGGCGCGACGGGCCGCAGCTACGGCAAGGTGACGGCCGATCGTACGATGGCCGACATTCAGCAGCGCCGCTCGGACCGCTGGAACTTCCTCTTCATCGCGGGCATGTGGTTCCAGGACCTGTTCAACTACGACTTCCGCCGCACCGAGCAGTGCATCATCCCGTACGCGACGCAGGAGGGCGAGATCAGCTTCTGCGCGTACAACACGGGTGTGGGCTGGCGCAACATCATCGAGAAGATGCACATGACGAGCACGCTCACCAAGTGGTACGAGGAGCATGGACGGCATGAGATCTTCGCGGGCGGCAAGAAGGTCGGACTCGAGAAGGAGTCGAGCTATGACCTGGTGCTGAACGACAGCCACGTGAACGCGGCGGCAAACGACACGTTCGACAAGAGCGGCATCGCGAAGAATGCGCGTGAGGAGAAGATCCGGGCGCGCGATGCGAAGCTGAAGCAGGACGCCGAGAACGCCAAGATGGCGGCTCTCTACCGCAAGGAAGTGCTGGGCGAGAAGGCTCCCGAGGGCGGTTTCGTGGCCATCGGCGGCATCAAGCCGGCACCCCGGGTTGAGGCTCCAGCCGTCGACAAGGAAGAGACAGTCGCCGGAGACTAG
- the fabF gene encoding beta-ketoacyl-ACP synthase II yields MEQRRVVVTGIGLVCGVGKTVPEVWEGLLAGKSGMAEIKAFDLTGHSVRFAAEVKDFDPLLFVEKKESRKMGRFIHFALAAAAEAMAHSGLVIDETNRDRFGVHIGSGIGGFDVIEREHSAMLAGGPRKISPFFIPGSIVNLAAGHVSIKYNARGPNEATATACTSSAHSIGDAFRIIQRGDADAMIAGGTEAAITPMGVGGFAAMKALSTRNDDPTHACRPFDKDRDGFVVGEGAGILIMEELEFAKARGAKILGEVIGYGMSADAYHMTGMAPEGEGCYRAMAAALKVAGITPDKIDYLNAHATSTPLGDAMESKAIENLFGERAIEGELLVSSTKSMTGHLLGGAGGLEAGITLMALLNQIAPPTMNIEELDPQCRLNYVPNKPQPARIDYALSNSFGFGGTNGSLVFKRWME; encoded by the coding sequence ATGGAACAGCGCAGGGTCGTGGTGACCGGAATCGGTCTCGTGTGCGGCGTAGGCAAAACCGTTCCCGAGGTCTGGGAGGGTCTACTGGCCGGCAAGAGCGGAATGGCCGAGATCAAGGCTTTTGATCTCACCGGCCATTCCGTTCGATTTGCAGCGGAGGTCAAGGACTTCGATCCGCTTCTTTTTGTCGAGAAGAAAGAGTCCCGCAAGATGGGACGCTTCATCCACTTCGCGCTGGCGGCCGCCGCCGAGGCGATGGCGCACTCGGGTCTGGTGATCGACGAGACGAACCGCGACCGCTTCGGCGTACACATCGGCTCGGGCATCGGCGGCTTCGACGTGATCGAGCGTGAGCACTCGGCGATGTTGGCCGGTGGACCGCGCAAGATCTCGCCGTTCTTCATCCCCGGCTCTATCGTGAACCTGGCCGCGGGCCATGTCTCGATCAAGTACAACGCGCGGGGTCCCAATGAGGCCACCGCGACGGCCTGCACCTCATCGGCGCACTCCATCGGCGACGCCTTCCGCATCATCCAGCGCGGCGATGCCGACGCTATGATCGCGGGCGGCACCGAGGCCGCCATCACTCCCATGGGCGTCGGCGGATTCGCGGCCATGAAGGCCCTCTCCACCCGCAACGACGACCCCACGCACGCCTGCCGCCCCTTCGACAAGGATCGCGACGGCTTCGTGGTCGGCGAGGGCGCGGGCATCCTCATCATGGAGGAGCTGGAGTTCGCCAAGGCGCGCGGCGCGAAGATTCTGGGCGAGGTGATCGGCTACGGCATGTCGGCCGACGCCTACCACATGACCGGCATGGCCCCCGAGGGCGAGGGCTGCTATCGAGCAATGGCGGCGGCGCTCAAGGTGGCTGGCATCACGCCGGACAAGATCGACTACCTGAACGCTCACGCGACCAGTACCCCGCTCGGCGACGCGATGGAGTCGAAGGCGATCGAGAACCTCTTCGGCGAGCGCGCCATCGAGGGCGAGCTGCTGGTCAGCTCCACCAAATCGATGACCGGGCACCTGCTCGGCGGCGCGGGCGGGCTGGAGGCGGGCATCACGCTGATGGCGCTGCTCAACCAGATCGCTCCCCCGACCATGAACATCGAGGAGCTGGACCCGCAGTGCCGGTTGAACTACGTGCCCAACAAGCCGCAGCCCGCGCGGATCGACTACGCGCTCTCGAACTCGTTCGGCTTCGGCGGCACCAACGGCTCGCTGGTCTTCAAGCGCTGGATGGAGTAA
- a CDS encoding acyl carrier protein: protein MAAVDEKVKQIIVEQLQVDEAEVTPGASFQEDLGADSLDVVELVMQFEEAFDIQIPDEDAEKIKTVKDAVDYIEKNQKK, encoded by the coding sequence ATGGCAGCGGTAGACGAAAAAGTAAAACAGATCATTGTCGAGCAGCTTCAGGTGGATGAGGCCGAAGTGACCCCCGGCGCAAGCTTCCAGGAGGACCTCGGAGCAGATTCGCTCGATGTCGTCGAGCTCGTCATGCAGTTCGAAGAAGCCTTCGACATCCAGATTCCCGACGAAGACGCCGAGAAGATCAAGACCGTCAAGGACGCTGTCGACTACATCGAGAAGAACCAGAAGAAGTAA